Genomic segment of Vanacampus margaritifer isolate UIUO_Vmar chromosome 13, RoL_Vmar_1.0, whole genome shotgun sequence:
GCCACGTACGCGTCCTCCTTGTGGAACTGGTGCAGCCACCGACCCTGAGGGGGCGTCGCCGGCACATTAGCCCAAATGCGGGCTGACCTGTTACTTCCTGCCGGTCAACTTGACATGTGGCGGCGGCGGGCAGGCTCTGTTTGGAATCACCACCGGCGTTTTTTCTCGCCCCCTTTGATGAATGTGACCGAAGGCTGCACGATTCATCGAAATGGAATCGTGCTTTGAATTTGCACAATGTTCAAAACATCTCAATGGAAGGGAAGAAGAATTCGCAACGAAAACATCCTGACGTGACGTTTGCACTTGAAGCGGTTTTGCGGCGCCCCCGTGGGAGTTTAAcaccaaacacacaaaatgaattgCAGTTACTCACCGTCCATCTTGAAATGCAACACACGTCTTGTTTTAGAAATATTGctaaagctaatgctagcagtcAATGTAAAATTCCATTGGCAGGCTAAACTTGCttgaaaaatgctaaaatggcgTTGCTACGGTTGTTCGGACCTGTCTTGCTTACCGCctgattttttcattttttgccttTCGTGCAGCTGTGACGAACGTATGAAAATGACTTTTCTGAATGACGGAAACCGGTTTGTAAGCGGGAAGGATACATTGTTGTGGTTTTGGTGAGGCATCATCCTAAAATCCGTCTTGAGTTTTTCCAGTTTTGCGCATTTTCTcttcaaaacaatgaaaacgGTTATCTTGTGGTTTGCAAACATGCGCTTTGACTTTGCAAAACGACATTTTGCAGATTTTCTGGCTGATGTGATCATCATTCGTTTCTGCTTGTGCATTTTGGGAGAATGAAAACTTTGATGTCGTAATCCGATTCACGGATGAATGCAAACAACTGGTGGACAAATGAATCGGTCACGAACTACAAGCGAAAGGCAAAGTGAAGCGTTCGCACGACTCGCTACCTTGAAGTAGATGTTGTTGACCAGCACCAGGACGGCGTCGGCGTTGATGGCGCCTGCCGGCAGCGCGTCCCGGATGTTGTTTTCCGTCTTGTTGGCCACCCAAGCATTGATGGCGCCGCGGGACGCTTCCGGCTCGCCCTGATCAGGCACAGACGTCAATCGGCGTCGGGCAGGACAAAGTGCGGAGCGCAACCGGACCGACCCGAAAGTCCAGTGCCATCATCTCGGCGCCGTAGACGCGGCGGCTGATGTTCTGGAAGGTGGCGTCGAAGCGCAGGGATCGGTCCCCGAACAGGCGATTGGCCAGCGCCAGCTTGGTGCCGGCGTCCTTCCTTCTGTGCAAGCGGCACAGCAGCTTGGCGAAGTAAAAGTGGACTTGATTGGACGTCTTCTCCGAGACGGAATCCAACCCAAACACCTGTCGGCACACGCGCACCCGCGGGCCTCAATCAAACGTTACGCTGACTGCTGTCAGGCGGCGTCCGCTCGCTCACTCGCTCGCTACCTTAACGATTTCCTCCAGCGTACGTCCGCAGGCGCCCACTTTGGTCATGGAAAAGGCGGCGGACACGCTGAGGGGGGACAAGAACAGGTTGGCGTCGGCGGGCCGACTCAGCGCCACTTGCCGGTACAGCGACAGCGCGAAGCGAGCGTTGGCGGCGGACAGCTCCCACAAGCGTGGGTCGGTCGCCCTCGGGACCGGGCCCTCCCTGGGGGGGGCGCGGCCCTCCTCGGGGGGGGCGCGGCCTTCCTCGGGGGCCCGGTAGACGCAGCGAGGCTCCGGGGCCACGTCCTTGGCTTTGATGCTGCACGGGTCCTCGGGGGCGGAGCCCAACGGCAGAGTCAAGACGCTTAGGAGAAAGAGCCAATCAGAAGAGCCCATCCTGCGGACGGCCAATCAGACGTcaaccatttaaaaataaagaaatttaaaaaagtgtcgCTCCTCAAGACCAACAcgaataataatgacaattgaACActagtaaaaatacattttcaaaagggAGCCATCGATGACATCAACCTCGATCCttagacatccatccatccattttcttaactgcttattaCTTAAAAGGGTGTCTGAATCgtatcccagctggcttgggGCAGTAGGCGGAGTCCACCCTGaagtggttgccagccaatcgcagggcacacacacacaaacaacaacctTCCTCATGATCATTCCATGCatcttaaaggagaagtcaacacTTCATCAACTTTTTGGGCGACTTATAAACTGTCTAAAATGCTGTCTAaaatgtcctggtcattactttgacattttagtgcatgtttgtttcaagcttgaatttggggcaaaaagcgcatgtttggcgccatcttcaggtattttgtggacatttggtggtcatttttattatttttttcttttgtttttggacatttcttaGCTATCTTTCGAAcgttttctttcctgccttttattaaaatgtaattccCTGACATTTctgggcaatttcatggacattttaatgGTCTTCTACTGCTTGTccgcttcctttttggacatttaaaaaatattttttatctacctttcatctttaactttttctgacaacttgaAAATTCGGACATagaaattattttgaatatttaattatttattttttaaagtctttaTCGTTAATtcgtttaaataattaaataacattgtatctaaaaaaaaaatacagataaatatgtaaaataaaaatctgaggGACCCCAGAGCCAGAGTTTGCAGACTCCTAGGTtagagtacacacacacacacacaattaaattaGGGTGACCATATAAAGAGGACCcttgccccggccttgaaattgtgggatCAGTCGCAGTTACGCAGTGTACTTCATCTCCTATTAGTCACGTAATGCCAAATGGACactttcatgaatttataaaacgcCCGAataggacgtaagaaaatggtccGTCTTCCCAAAAGAGGACACGTTTGGTCACGTAACCCTAACCACGTAGACGTGTAAGGCGACACATACCGTCATCTAAAGCCAAACAAGTTCAAAAATGATTCTTCTAATGACTATCACAAAGTATACAAAAGATTTGAACGACCCTTTTTAAGACCTGAATTTTAAAAGTTGAGGAACGCGTTCAAAGGGAAGATCTCGTTGACATTTTTTAGTTTATACCAGCACAAAAGTTTGATTTCTTACCTGAGCAGATGATGTCCGTGTGCACACGTgccttttttgtgtttgtgtgtgtgcgtgtagagCAGGTCAGTGACCTGCGCTGTCCAAACATCACTTTGACGACCTTTGAACCCTTGCCAGTACTTCCTgtgattttgtgtgtgagtttgaaCTTGATTGCAATGAATGTAAGAAACATGGCAGTAGTAAAGTTTGTGTTTGCATCTATCAAAACAACTTCCTGTAAAACTTTGGTGCAGTACAGAGTGCAACACTGCCATTTCTACTCTGACCTCAAaaaggaaggagggaaggaagCTTATTagttggttagggttagggttagggttagggttagggttagggttagagttaggggttagggttagggttagggttagggttaggggttaggggttagggttagggttagggttaggggttaggggttaggttagggttagggttagggttagggttagggtttagggttagggttagggttagggttaggttagggttagggttagggttagggttagggttaggggttagggttagggttagggttagggttagggttagagggttagggttagggttaggattaaaaACAGGATTCCTCCTTCCGCCGAAGCGGGAGGAGGGAGGTGCACTGTCCATCCCCCAGCGCTCTCGCCCTCCCTGGTGCCAGCGTGGTCGACCGCCACCCCCCTGTTGCCCATGTTGCTCCCCAAACTGTTGGCGACGTCTGCGGTGCTGGACAAGGGTCCAATCATCACCATTAtacataattgttttgttttttgtttttttgtatttattattatttaatatatttttttattattaattatttatttattatttatatatttttttgtttttaaatgtatctattctaaaaataaaagaaagaaacaaaagaggtttgaaaaaaggaaaagaaaattgaaaatgaaaagaagtgtcaaaaaaaacctagtgcccgtcgcgacgtttcgacCTTGAGAGGTCTTCCTCAGGCGTgggcacaaaaaagaaaagaaaaggccaatatatataaaaaaagaaaaagaattacTAATATAAATCAAGTGGCTGTTTTAGACTGTGAGGAGCTGTTGTCCTTCTGAGAGTCaggatagggttagggttagggttagggttagggttaggggttagggttagggttaggggttagggttagggttagggtttagggttagggttagggttagggttaggggttagggttagggttagggttagggttagggttagggtagggttggggttggggtta
This window contains:
- the serpinc1 gene encoding antithrombin-III, with the protein product MGSSDWLFLLSVLTLPLGSAPEDPCSIKAKDVAPEPRCVYRAPEEGRAPPEEGRAPPREGPVPRATDPRLWELSAANARFALSLYRQVALSRPADANLFLSPLSVSAAFSMTKVGACGRTLEEIVKVFGLDSVSEKTSNQVHFYFAKLLCRLHRRKDAGTKLALANRLFGDRSLRFDATFQNISRRVYGAEMMALDFRGEPEASRGAINAWVANKTENNIRDALPAGAINADAVLVLVNNIYFKGRWLHQFHKEDAYVAPFHVDERRRCSVQMMFQENTFRYARLPDQHLQLLEMEYRGRDIGLTLLLPDKGRTLAQVEAVLDLPTLSGWLNQLAETRVSVHLPRFRLEDGVRLKGALNALGLRDIFSPQNASLPGLVDGGGVSISDAFHKAFLEVNELGSEAAASTAVVASARSIKLDVEVLRADRPFLLLIRETTINALLFVGRVALPCQP